The proteins below come from a single Leptospira ellinghausenii genomic window:
- a CDS encoding heme-binding domain-containing protein yields MKRIFYILLSVFLFFQLFPVPRENPPVTSEIVVSDEIKQILKRSCYDCHSNETTWPFYSYVFPVSYLVSNHVTEGREELNFSEFGKLPERKQNKKIYEVWEQVDDGEMPPLDYRLMHPSAKLSDKDKEVLKNWANQFSEESE; encoded by the coding sequence GTGAAACGAATATTTTACATTCTTTTATCTGTTTTTCTTTTTTTCCAATTGTTTCCAGTTCCCAGAGAAAATCCACCTGTGACATCTGAGATAGTCGTCTCTGATGAGATAAAACAAATTCTAAAACGAAGTTGTTACGATTGCCATTCGAATGAAACCACTTGGCCTTTTTATTCCTATGTGTTCCCTGTTTCCTATTTGGTCTCAAACCATGTGACCGAAGGTAGAGAAGAATTGAATTTTTCTGAATTTGGTAAATTGCCAGAACGAAAACAAAACAAAAAAATTTATGAAGTTTGGGAACAAGTGGATGATGGGGAAATGCCACCGCTCGATTACCGTTTGATGCACCCAAGTGCCAAATTATCCGATAAAGACAAAGAAGTTTTAAAAAACTGGGCAAACCAATTCAGTGAGGAATCGGAATGA
- the argH gene encoding argininosuccinate lyase — translation MKEKKLWGGRFDAPPSSLMIRIGESISFDKELYQHDIVGSISHSRMLKRIGILTESEQRKIETGLNQILKEIDSGKFEFKIENEDIHMSIESRLTELLGDLGKKLHTGRSRNDQVSQDVRLYIKSEIHSILVLVFDLLQVWVKKAESHVKTIIPGYTHLQIAQPIRASHYFLAHFWANVRDFEDFLSAYERADELVLGSGALAGVNYETDREFLRKDLHLNRMSENSMDAVSQRDHIFKFLFASSQFMIHVSRFCEEIILYTSQEFSYFKLPDHLTTGSSIMPQKKNPDVAELIRGKAGRVIGNLNHLLVMLKGTPLSYNRDFQEDKLPLFDTVKQIKICTEGIRDMVEGIQIFPENAIRSLRNGFSTATDLADWLVSTKGIPFRSAHEIVGELVKHCSTKGVDLFTIPSGERGQIHAVLTDPGYEAAISLETSCDKKDVYGGTALPRQKEQIKKAKAKLNELTKKLKAIESKGKK, via the coding sequence ATGAAGGAAAAAAAATTATGGGGTGGTCGATTTGATGCTCCACCTTCTTCTCTCATGATTCGAATTGGTGAATCCATAAGCTTCGATAAAGAACTCTACCAACATGATATTGTTGGTTCCATATCCCATTCTCGTATGTTAAAACGAATCGGCATCCTTACCGAGTCGGAACAAAGAAAGATCGAAACTGGACTCAATCAAATCCTGAAGGAAATTGATTCTGGTAAATTTGAATTTAAAATTGAAAATGAAGACATTCATATGTCCATTGAGTCTCGCCTAACGGAACTTCTAGGTGATTTAGGAAAAAAACTCCATACAGGTAGAAGTCGGAATGACCAAGTGTCACAAGATGTTCGTTTGTACATTAAATCAGAAATCCATTCCATTTTGGTTCTGGTATTTGACTTGTTACAAGTTTGGGTGAAAAAAGCAGAATCCCATGTAAAAACAATCATCCCTGGGTACACGCATTTACAAATTGCACAACCCATTCGAGCTTCTCATTATTTTTTAGCTCATTTTTGGGCCAATGTTCGAGATTTTGAAGATTTTTTATCGGCTTACGAAAGAGCTGATGAGCTCGTGTTAGGTTCTGGTGCTTTAGCAGGAGTCAATTATGAAACCGATCGAGAATTTTTGAGAAAAGATTTACATTTGAACCGAATGTCTGAGAACTCAATGGATGCAGTGAGCCAAAGAGATCATATTTTCAAATTTTTATTTGCCTCTTCTCAATTTATGATCCATGTCTCTCGGTTTTGTGAAGAAATCATTTTATACACTTCGCAGGAATTTAGTTATTTTAAGTTGCCCGACCACTTAACGACAGGTTCATCGATCATGCCTCAGAAAAAGAATCCAGATGTGGCAGAACTCATTCGTGGGAAAGCAGGTCGTGTGATCGGTAATCTAAACCACCTTTTGGTTATGTTAAAGGGAACTCCCTTATCCTATAACCGTGACTTCCAAGAAGATAAACTTCCACTATTTGACACAGTCAAACAAATCAAAATCTGTACGGAAGGGATCCGGGATATGGTGGAAGGGATTCAAATTTTCCCAGAGAATGCCATTCGGAGTTTGCGGAATGGATTTTCCACTGCCACAGACTTAGCTGATTGGCTTGTGAGTACAAAAGGAATTCCGTTCCGTTCTGCCCATGAAATTGTGGGGGAACTTGTGAAACATTGTTCCACAAAAGGGGTGGATTTATTCACAATCCCTAGTGGGGAAAGGGGACAGATCCACGCTGTTCTCACTGACCCAGGGTATGAAGCTGCCATTTCACTTGAAACTTCCTGTGATAAAAAAGATGTTTATGGAGGCACAGCTCTCCCACGTCAAAAAGAACAGATCAAAAAGGCCAAAGCCAAGTTAAACGAATTGACCAAAAAATTAAAGGCGATAGAATCCAAAGGTAAAAAATAA